CGGCGCTGAGCCGGTTTTTATAACATTTAAACTTATATCAAATGGACTTGAATTCAATAGTCATAGGGGTAGTCATACTGGCACTGTTAGCGGTGGCGGCAATGTATTTCGCTTTCAATGAGCGGCGTAAATCAAACGGGCGCTTAAGGCAGTTCACCGATCTGGGTGCCCAACACGGGCTGGAGATCTCCCTGTGCGACTTCTGGCATCCCGGTCATGCCATTGGCATTGATACTTCTAAAAAGCGGCTTCTTTACGTGAAAGCATCTGCTGAAAAGGAGGAAGTGATTACTGTCGATTTGTCCGATGTCAGGAACTGCAGTCTGCTTCACGAGTACCGGGATCAAAACGGCACCAGGGTGATCGACCTCATTGGCCTGCACTTCACATTCCGAAGCAGCAAAGCTCTACAGACACTGTTGTTTTACAGCAGGGAAGAGGACCTGCACCTAAGAGAGGAACTCCAGCTTGCTGAGAAGTGGAAAGGCATTGTGTGCTCCAGTCTACCCGGCACAAGTGAGGGAGCCGCCGCTGACAAGCGACCCCAACCGGTAACACTTTAAGAAAAGCCACCTGTTTCCCTAAGCAGCTCCTTAAGTATAGAACCCAAGGTAACGGGATCATTCTTAAGGAGCGCTTAAAACAAATGCGACAATAAAAACATAGCAAAGATGCCAAATACAAAGACTAAGTCTAACATTGAGATCCATCCGCACAAGGTAGGCGCATACCGTTGGGTTGTCTGCGCGCTTCTGTTTTTTGCAACGACTATCAACTACCTGGACAGGCAGATCATCGGTTTGCTAAAGCCGGCGCTGGAGGTGCAGTTCAACTGGACTGAGAGCGACTACGGGACTGTGGTGATGGCCTTCGCCGCTTCTTATGCGGTGGGGCTGCTGCTGTTTGGAAGGCTTATTGACAAAATCGGCACGAAGCTGGGGTACGCGATCTCCATTGTGGTTTGGAGTCTGGCCGCCATGTTCCATGCCGCCGCCAGGAGCACCCTCGGGTTTGGCATCGCGCGTGCTGCCTTGGGCCTGGGCGAGGCGGGAAACTTCCCGGCAGCCATCAAAGCAGTGGCCGAGTGGTTCCCCAAAAAGGAACGGGCGCTTGCCACAGGCATCTTCAACTCCGGGGCCAACATCGGGGCGGTGGTCGCCCCGATTCTGGTGCCGTGGATCCTGGGTGTTTACGGCTGGGAGATGGCCTTTATCGCGACGGGTGCCGTGGGCTTTGTGTGGCTGGTGTTCTGGTGGGTGCTCTACGAGATCCCCTCCCGCCAAAAGCGCCTGCAGAAGGCAGAGTACGATTATATCCACAGCGACAGCGAGGCTATACCGGATGAAACGGCAGACACGACGCCGGTAAAGTGGTCAAAGCTGCTGACGGTGCGGCAAACGTGGGCCTTTATCGCGGGTAAGTTTTTAACCGACCCCATCTGGTGGTTCTTCCTGTTTTGGCTGCCTTCCTACTTCAGCAGCGTCTTCCAGCTGGACCTCTCAAAGCCAAGCCTGCACCTTGCGGTCGTCTACACGGCCACTACTATTGGCAGTATTGGCGGCGGTTACCTGTCCTCTTATTTTATTGGCAGGGGGTGGCCAGTATTTAAGGCCCGCAAAACTGCCATGCTGCTTATCGCCCTCTGCGTGGTGCCCATCGTGGGGGCGCAGTTCACCACCGACCTGTGGACGGTGGTAGGCCTGATCAGCCTGGCTGCCGCCGCGCACCAAGCCTGGAGCGCCAACATCTTCACGACAGCCTCTGACATGTTCCCGAAAAGAGCGGTGAGCTCGGTGGTGGGCATAGGCGGCATGGCCGGCTCCCTGGGTGGTGTGCTTTTCCCGCTCTTCATAGGCTTTGTGCTCGATCACTACAAGTTCCTGGGTAAACTGGCCGAGGGTTACAATATCATCTTTGTTGTCTGCGGATGTGCTTACCTGCTGGCTTGGCTGGTTATGCACTTCATCACCCCGCGCATGAAGCCGGTACAGTTGTAATGCCTGCGCCTGAATTGGAGATCACAACTCACTGTATATGAAAAAGTCTTTATTACCGATGGCGGCGCTGCTAAGTATAACTGTGGCGGCCATCCTGACTGTACTGCAG
Above is a window of Pontibacter akesuensis DNA encoding:
- a CDS encoding MFS transporter translates to MPNTKTKSNIEIHPHKVGAYRWVVCALLFFATTINYLDRQIIGLLKPALEVQFNWTESDYGTVVMAFAASYAVGLLLFGRLIDKIGTKLGYAISIVVWSLAAMFHAAARSTLGFGIARAALGLGEAGNFPAAIKAVAEWFPKKERALATGIFNSGANIGAVVAPILVPWILGVYGWEMAFIATGAVGFVWLVFWWVLYEIPSRQKRLQKAEYDYIHSDSEAIPDETADTTPVKWSKLLTVRQTWAFIAGKFLTDPIWWFFLFWLPSYFSSVFQLDLSKPSLHLAVVYTATTIGSIGGGYLSSYFIGRGWPVFKARKTAMLLIALCVVPIVGAQFTTDLWTVVGLISLAAAAHQAWSANIFTTASDMFPKRAVSSVVGIGGMAGSLGGVLFPLFIGFVLDHYKFLGKLAEGYNIIFVVCGCAYLLAWLVMHFITPRMKPVQL